In Phreatobacter oligotrophus, one DNA window encodes the following:
- a CDS encoding uroporphyrinogen-III synthase: MRVLVTRAEPEAARTAAALAARGAEAIIAPLFAAEPVAAEISSDGLSGLLVTSPRTPRLLPSSLVAALRDRPAYAVGDRTAAALREAGFSDVRSAAGDVADLAGHVAAEAGPGATFLHAGGEDRAGDLAAALARHGVTVRTATLYRMVAVPVWPAAARDAFLKGAIDAVLHYSPRAAVTYAALAMAEASTTAAARTPLQACLSQAVAEALNPLSPPRVILAARPDEAALLAALFDAAGLPGGSPAR; the protein is encoded by the coding sequence ATGCGCGTGCTCGTCACCCGCGCCGAGCCGGAGGCTGCGCGCACCGCGGCAGCCCTGGCGGCACGAGGGGCCGAGGCGATCATCGCGCCGCTGTTCGCCGCGGAGCCTGTCGCGGCGGAGATCAGCAGCGACGGGCTTTCCGGCCTCCTGGTGACGAGCCCCCGGACGCCGCGCTTGCTCCCCTCGTCGCTGGTCGCGGCCCTGCGTGACCGGCCTGCCTATGCGGTGGGTGACCGCACCGCGGCCGCGTTGCGGGAGGCAGGCTTCAGCGATGTCCGGTCCGCGGCGGGCGATGTCGCGGATCTGGCAGGGCATGTCGCGGCCGAGGCCGGACCGGGCGCAACCTTCCTCCATGCCGGCGGCGAGGACCGGGCCGGCGATCTCGCCGCCGCACTCGCCCGGCACGGCGTCACCGTGCGCACCGCGACCCTCTACCGCATGGTCGCCGTGCCAGTGTGGCCGGCGGCGGCGCGCGACGCGTTCCTCAAGGGCGCGATCGACGCAGTGCTGCACTATTCGCCCCGCGCCGCAGTGACCTATGCCGCCCTCGCCATGGCGGAAGCATCGACAACCGCGGCGGCCCGCACCCCGCTCCAGGCCTGCCTGTCTCAGGCCGTTGCCGAGGCGCTGAACCCTTTGTCGCCGCCACGCGTTATCCTCGCCGCGCGGCCCGACGAGGCGGCCCTCCTCGCCGCGCTCTTTGACGCGGCCGGGTTGCCGGGGGGATCACCCGCGCGCTAA
- the hemC gene encoding hydroxymethylbilane synthase, which produces MAQSPFLRIGTRGSALALAQAHLVRRLLARAHGVGEDEIAVEIIKTSGDAILDRPLSEAGGKGLFTKEIEEQLLDGRIDLAVHSSKDMPTVLPDGLGLVCFLEREDVRDGFIGRASPTLADLPKGAVVGSSSLRRQAQIRRERPDLDVVTFRGNVQTRMAKLNAGEVAGTMLAMAGLNRLGISGEVTEVIAAERFLPAVGQGAIGVETRLADTRTRDLLAPLDHRATAIALAAERAFLAVLDGSCRTPIAGLARIDGSSIAFTGEILRPDGSESHVASRAGTVADAEALGRDAGAELKARGGPGFFGHA; this is translated from the coding sequence ATGGCGCAATCGCCCTTCCTTCGCATCGGCACCCGCGGCTCGGCCCTGGCCCTGGCCCAGGCCCATCTCGTCCGGCGCCTCCTCGCCCGGGCGCATGGCGTCGGGGAGGACGAGATCGCCGTCGAGATCATCAAGACCAGCGGCGATGCGATCCTTGACCGGCCGCTGTCGGAAGCCGGCGGCAAGGGCCTCTTCACCAAGGAGATCGAGGAGCAGCTCCTCGATGGCCGCATCGATCTGGCGGTCCATTCCTCCAAGGACATGCCGACAGTGCTGCCGGACGGGCTCGGCCTCGTCTGCTTCCTCGAGCGCGAGGACGTGCGCGACGGCTTCATCGGCCGCGCCTCGCCGACCCTCGCCGACCTGCCGAAGGGTGCGGTGGTGGGCTCCTCCTCGCTCCGCCGCCAGGCGCAGATCCGCCGCGAGCGGCCGGATCTCGACGTCGTCACCTTCCGCGGCAACGTCCAGACGCGCATGGCCAAGCTCAATGCCGGCGAGGTGGCCGGCACCATGCTCGCCATGGCCGGCCTCAACCGCCTCGGCATTTCCGGCGAGGTGACCGAGGTCATCGCGGCCGAGCGCTTCCTCCCCGCCGTGGGCCAGGGCGCCATCGGCGTCGAGACGCGGCTTGCCGACACCCGCACGCGCGACCTGCTCGCCCCACTCGACCATCGCGCCACCGCCATCGCGCTCGCGGCCGAACGCGCCTTCCTCGCCGTGCTCGACGGCTCCTGCCGCACGCCGATCGCCGGCCTCGCCCGCATCGACGGCAGCTCCATCGCCTTCACCGGCGAGATCCTCAGGCCCGACGGCAGCGAGAGCCATGTCGCCAGCCGCGCCGGCACGGTGGCGGACGCCGAGGCCCTCGGCCGCGATGCCGGCGCCGAACTGAAGGCCCGCGGCGGACCCGGGTTCTTCGGTCACGCCTGA
- the tsaD gene encoding tRNA (adenosine(37)-N6)-threonylcarbamoyltransferase complex transferase subunit TsaD, whose amino-acid sequence MLVLGIETTCDETAAAVVRVGADGRGTILSNVVRTQIEDHAPYGGVVPEIAARAHVEVVDRVVAEALRQADTKAGDLDAVAAAGGPGLVGGVLVGLTTAKAMALVLGKPLVAVNHLEAHALTARLTDGVAFPFLLLLVSGGHTQLLAVTGVGAYAKLGTTIDDAIGEAFDKVAKLLGLPYPGGPEVERRAAGGDPRRFAFPRPLQGRPEPDFSLSGLKTAVRIAADGLRDPSGALTEKDIADICASFQAAVADMVADRCRVAIRLFRERHGEPTALVVAGGVGANQTLRAVLQKTAEAVGLPLVVPPPKLCTDNGAMIAWAGAERLGLGLTDALDVAPRARWPLDAAAATIGSGRLGAKA is encoded by the coding sequence ATGCTGGTCCTCGGCATCGAGACCACCTGCGACGAGACGGCGGCGGCTGTGGTGCGGGTCGGCGCTGATGGCCGGGGCACGATCCTGTCCAATGTCGTGCGCACACAGATCGAGGATCACGCGCCCTATGGCGGCGTGGTGCCGGAGATCGCGGCGCGGGCGCATGTCGAGGTGGTCGACCGTGTCGTGGCCGAGGCGCTGCGCCAGGCCGACACCAAGGCCGGCGACCTCGACGCGGTGGCGGCGGCGGGTGGTCCGGGCCTGGTCGGCGGGGTTCTCGTCGGTCTCACCACGGCCAAGGCCATGGCCCTGGTGCTCGGCAAGCCGCTGGTGGCGGTCAATCACCTCGAGGCCCATGCCCTCACCGCTCGGCTGACGGACGGCGTGGCCTTCCCCTTCCTGCTGCTGCTGGTCTCCGGTGGACATACCCAGCTTCTCGCCGTTACCGGCGTCGGCGCCTATGCCAAGCTCGGCACGACGATCGATGATGCCATCGGTGAGGCCTTCGACAAGGTGGCCAAGCTCCTCGGCCTGCCCTATCCGGGCGGGCCCGAGGTGGAGCGCCGCGCAGCCGGCGGCGATCCCAGGCGCTTCGCCTTCCCGCGTCCGCTGCAGGGCCGCCCTGAGCCGGATTTCTCGCTCTCGGGCCTGAAGACGGCGGTGCGCATTGCCGCCGATGGCCTGCGCGATCCGTCCGGAGCGCTGACCGAGAAAGACATTGCCGACATCTGCGCCTCGTTCCAGGCGGCGGTGGCCGACATGGTGGCGGATCGTTGCCGCGTCGCCATCCGCCTGTTCCGCGAGCGCCACGGCGAGCCGACGGCGCTGGTGGTGGCCGGCGGGGTGGGCGCCAACCAGACCCTGCGCGCCGTGCTTCAGAAGACCGCAGAGGCGGTGGGCTTGCCGCTGGTCGTGCCGCCGCCGAAATTGTGCACCGACAATGGCGCGATGATCGCCTGGGCCGGGGCCGAGCGCCTTGGCCTTGGCCTCACCGATGCGCTGGACGTGGCGCCGCGGGCCCGCTGGCCCCTGGATGCCGCGGCGGCGACGATCGGGTCCGGCCGGCTCGGGGCCAAGGCGTGA
- a CDS encoding mitofilin family membrane protein has protein sequence MAHDDRPGDDPKPKRRGKAPIITLEAADVTPPVTDSAGAEAPASETPALDAPTTPSDEPSAPAEAETAAKEPITAEATAPVAAESTEAPTIEAPHADAAHADTIAPDPIVAAAESPPPPAPADPAPASGGFGRLVAAGIVGALLTGGLGVGAVSTGLVTLPAGDGTARDARIEALETQLRQVAARPAATPAPAAPDLAPLTRRIEALDAARATLESRLATLEQRPAATGGTAASGAAAPAVDLTPLRSEIDSLKAEIARLSARPADAPAAPAISPADIDQRIASAVTAARDAGERRIAELDAQIRAARTALTELAPKVSSLETSRGQAGDSGRRAALVVSLGALRAAVERGQSYAAELRAAAALGLPADTVAALETQAERGLPTIAALTQRFTALAPELLKAATPPASDGSLLDRLTASAQSLIRVRPVGEAAGDDVPTVIARIEAKLRRSDLAGALADLDKLPERVKTSTAAFAAEARARLGADTTLRRLSAEAATAMGGG, from the coding sequence ATGGCCCATGACGACCGCCCGGGCGACGATCCGAAGCCCAAGCGCCGTGGCAAGGCCCCGATCATCACGCTGGAAGCGGCGGATGTGACGCCTCCGGTCACCGATTCGGCCGGTGCCGAAGCACCTGCCTCCGAAACACCGGCGCTGGACGCGCCCACGACGCCGTCCGACGAGCCATCGGCCCCGGCAGAGGCTGAAACCGCGGCAAAGGAGCCCATCACGGCCGAGGCGACGGCGCCGGTCGCTGCGGAATCGACCGAGGCACCGACCATCGAGGCGCCTCACGCCGATGCCGCCCACGCCGACACCATCGCGCCCGATCCCATCGTCGCGGCAGCCGAGTCTCCGCCGCCGCCCGCTCCCGCCGACCCGGCTCCGGCCTCGGGCGGCTTCGGGCGGCTGGTCGCTGCCGGCATTGTCGGCGCTCTGCTGACTGGCGGCCTTGGCGTGGGCGCTGTCTCCACCGGCCTCGTGACTCTCCCGGCCGGCGATGGCACGGCCCGCGACGCGCGGATCGAAGCGCTGGAGACCCAGCTCCGCCAGGTCGCGGCGCGCCCCGCCGCCACCCCGGCGCCGGCCGCCCCGGACCTCGCGCCGCTCACCCGCCGGATCGAGGCGCTTGATGCCGCCCGTGCGACGCTCGAAAGCCGCCTCGCGACGCTGGAACAGCGGCCGGCCGCCACTGGCGGTACCGCAGCCTCCGGCGCAGCCGCTCCCGCCGTGGACCTGACGCCCCTGCGCAGCGAGATCGACAGCCTCAAGGCCGAGATCGCGCGCCTCTCGGCCCGCCCTGCGGACGCGCCGGCCGCGCCGGCCATCAGCCCGGCCGACATCGACCAGCGGATCGCCAGTGCCGTGACGGCGGCCCGAGACGCCGGCGAGCGCCGGATCGCCGAGCTCGACGCCCAGATCCGCGCCGCCCGCACCGCGCTCACCGAACTCGCCCCGAAGGTCTCCTCGCTCGAAACCTCCCGTGGCCAGGCCGGCGATTCCGGCCGCCGCGCCGCCCTCGTCGTCAGCCTCGGCGCTCTGCGGGCCGCGGTCGAACGCGGCCAGTCCTATGCCGCGGAGCTGCGCGCCGCCGCCGCCCTCGGCCTGCCGGCGGATACCGTTGCAGCGCTCGAGACCCAGGCCGAACGCGGGCTTCCCACCATCGCCGCCCTGACCCAGCGCTTCACCGCGCTGGCGCCGGAGCTGCTGAAGGCCGCCACCCCGCCTGCGTCGGACGGCTCGCTCCTCGACCGCCTCACCGCCAGCGCCCAGAGTCTCATCCGCGTGCGCCCGGTGGGTGAGGCGGCCGGCGACGACGTGCCGACCGTCATCGCCCGCATCGAGGCCAAGCTCCGCCGCTCAGATCTCGCCGGCGCCCTCGCCGACCTCGACAAGCTGCCGGAACGGGTGAAGACTTCCACCGCCGCCTTCGCTGCCGAGGCGCGGGCGCGGCTCGGCGCGGACACCACGCTGCGCCGCCTGTCGGCCGAGGCCGCCACCGCCATGGGCGGGGGCTGA